A genome region from Sphingorhabdus sp. SMR4y includes the following:
- a CDS encoding FAD-binding protein, with protein sequence MARIVNLGQQVWSNYHQTAECNLKARIELINGDEKNGRAHLKGVAETVRDLLREARQYHIPVRPVGAGWSPSPINVVEDGWLVETLRLNRTYKLAAKDLHEDCEVAAEALLLVQAGATVDEVYESAEEIGRSLRTGGASNGQSFAGACATGTHGSVWQAGGIQDHVRAVQMVTPERIFWISPEKAVLSDAFIAQTGSEIIRDDRIFAAAQLHVGAMGFVTAMLIETDPIYMVQNIQKAAKIKREHIDWLSRGEFRKFSNAFGLNESPYFQQVILNPFDPFDKKCLLRFLYKRPFDPNIPPPPPRDMGAGYDALTLLGKAMAHSDLFKGAIMQFAMEQGYPDNRDVDDPPAIATWGHTTEEHAPIASLFNGSVTLDRNRLSEVFDLIINNFRRGGGGTVVTLRFVRQAAGLLAPAHWPDNVVIDFDGPNIESSHSGYKKVIEALDGAGIPFTRHWGKTNNLDEQRVKRDYGQNFADWKWAQAQVMPDPADRQVFANEELVKLGLI encoded by the coding sequence ATGGCACGGATCGTCAATCTCGGTCAGCAGGTCTGGAGCAACTATCACCAGACCGCGGAATGCAATCTCAAGGCCCGGATCGAGCTAATCAATGGCGATGAGAAAAACGGTCGGGCGCATCTGAAGGGCGTGGCGGAAACGGTTCGGGACCTGCTCAGGGAAGCCAGGCAATATCACATTCCGGTGCGGCCAGTCGGAGCGGGCTGGTCTCCGTCGCCGATCAACGTGGTGGAAGATGGCTGGCTGGTCGAAACATTGCGGTTGAACCGGACCTATAAATTGGCAGCAAAAGATCTGCATGAAGATTGCGAAGTTGCTGCGGAAGCGCTGTTGCTGGTGCAGGCCGGCGCGACGGTTGACGAAGTGTATGAAAGTGCCGAAGAAATCGGCCGGTCGCTCAGAACCGGCGGAGCAAGCAACGGACAGAGCTTTGCCGGCGCCTGCGCGACCGGAACCCATGGCAGCGTCTGGCAGGCGGGCGGCATCCAGGACCATGTCCGGGCGGTGCAAATGGTTACACCCGAGCGGATTTTTTGGATCTCGCCCGAAAAAGCCGTGCTGTCGGACGCGTTCATCGCGCAGACCGGCTCCGAAATCATCCGCGACGACCGGATATTCGCCGCCGCCCAGCTACACGTCGGCGCGATGGGCTTCGTCACCGCGATGCTGATCGAGACCGACCCGATCTATATGGTGCAGAATATCCAGAAGGCGGCGAAGATAAAGCGCGAGCATATCGACTGGCTGTCGCGCGGCGAGTTCAGGAAATTCTCAAACGCCTTCGGACTCAATGAAAGTCCCTATTTCCAGCAGGTTATTCTCAATCCCTTCGATCCTTTCGACAAGAAATGTCTGCTCCGTTTCCTCTACAAGCGCCCCTTTGACCCGAATATCCCGCCGCCGCCGCCGCGGGACATGGGAGCCGGCTATGATGCGCTGACCCTGCTCGGCAAGGCGATGGCGCACAGTGACCTGTTCAAGGGCGCGATCATGCAATTTGCGATGGAACAGGGTTATCCCGACAATCGCGATGTTGACGATCCGCCCGCCATCGCCACCTGGGGGCATACCACCGAAGAACATGCGCCGATCGCCAGCCTGTTCAACGGGTCAGTTACACTTGACCGCAACAGGCTGAGCGAAGTCTTTGATTTGATAATCAATAATTTCCGGCGCGGTGGCGGCGGCACGGTCGTCACCCTACGCTTCGTCCGGCAGGCCGCCGGTCTGCTCGCCCCCGCGCACTGGCCGGACAATGTCGTCATCGACTTTGACGGACCCAATATTGAATCGAGCCACAGTGGCTACAAGAAGGTGATCGAAGCGCTGGATGGAGCCGGTATCCCCTTCACCCGCCACTGGGGCAAGACCAACAATCTCGACGAGCAGCGGGTGAAACGGGATTATGGGCAGAATTTCGCCGACTGGAAATGGGCGCAGGCACAAGTGATGCCGGATCCTGCGGACCGGCAGGTTTTTGCGAATGAGGAACTGGTCAAGCTGGGGCTGATATAA
- a CDS encoding RNA degradosome polyphosphate kinase, producing MDNPVAESPEADISAADAVGSASSEVNSKRYFNREISWLGFNERVIEEAENSAHPLLERLRFLSISGSNLDEFFMVRFAGLVGQYRQNIEERSADGLTATQQLEAIAARTDSLIEHQQRVWAALSKTLANEDIVVSAVGDLPDPSKTWLRQHFIDQIFPVLTPQALDPAHPFPFIPNKGLSLVFDLVRQSDNQGIRELVMIPSGLPRFIRLPGESAIYVSVETTIQEFSDILFPGYAVKNSGLFRIIRDSDIEVEEEAEDLVRYFRSAIKRRRRGDVIRLEMGPNLAEPVIAMLRENLLDDGATESRINGLVGVGDLDILVDEDRPDLKFTPYSPRFPERIRDHGGDCFAAIRDKDILVHHPYESFEVVIEFLRQAAADPDVVAIKQTLYRAGKQSAVIRALIDAAEAGKSVTAIVELKARFDEEQNLLWASALERAGVQVVYGFIEWKTHAKISMVVRKEQEGYRTYCHFGTGNYHPITAKIYTDLSFFTADPRASRDAAQLFNYITGYVEPKALELISMSPRDMRNDLMGLIDQEIANVRAGKPGMVWAKMNSLVDPALIEKLYQASNAGVEIDLVVRGICCLRPDVPGMSDHIRVKSVVGRFLEHSRIWAFGNGRELPNDGAKLYISSADWMPRNLDRRVEYMMPITNPTVHDQILDQVMVANLIDDEQSWELNADGSYARVEPSSKPFNLHRYFMTNPSLSGRGKALKKSNAVPRLSLRRRKKKV from the coding sequence ATGGATAACCCAGTTGCAGAATCACCGGAAGCGGATATCTCAGCCGCAGATGCGGTCGGCAGTGCATCCTCCGAAGTTAACAGCAAGCGCTATTTCAACCGGGAAATCAGCTGGTTGGGTTTTAACGAACGGGTCATTGAAGAAGCCGAGAACAGCGCCCATCCTCTGCTTGAACGATTGCGCTTTCTGTCGATATCCGGCAGCAATCTGGACGAATTTTTCATGGTCCGCTTTGCCGGACTGGTTGGGCAATATCGCCAGAACATCGAGGAACGTTCAGCCGATGGCCTGACCGCTACGCAGCAGTTGGAAGCCATAGCGGCCCGGACGGATTCGCTTATTGAACATCAGCAGCGGGTATGGGCCGCCCTCTCCAAAACGCTTGCCAACGAGGATATCGTCGTATCGGCGGTAGGCGACCTCCCTGATCCGTCAAAAACTTGGCTGAGACAGCATTTTATTGACCAGATATTCCCGGTGCTCACTCCGCAGGCGCTTGATCCGGCGCATCCCTTCCCGTTCATTCCCAACAAGGGCCTGAGCCTCGTTTTTGATCTGGTCCGGCAATCGGACAATCAGGGCATCAGAGAATTGGTAATGATCCCGTCCGGACTGCCACGCTTCATACGTCTGCCTGGCGAATCGGCTATTTATGTTTCGGTCGAAACGACCATTCAGGAATTTTCCGATATTCTGTTCCCGGGCTATGCGGTAAAGAATAGCGGACTGTTCCGGATCATACGGGATAGCGACATCGAGGTAGAGGAAGAAGCGGAAGATCTCGTGCGTTATTTCCGCAGTGCGATAAAGCGTCGTCGTCGCGGAGATGTCATCCGGCTCGAAATGGGACCGAATCTTGCCGAACCCGTGATTGCAATGCTGCGCGAGAATTTGCTGGATGACGGCGCCACCGAAAGCCGCATCAATGGTCTGGTCGGCGTCGGTGATCTTGATATCCTGGTCGATGAGGACCGGCCGGATCTTAAATTCACGCCTTATAGCCCGCGTTTTCCAGAGCGTATTCGTGATCATGGTGGTGACTGTTTTGCCGCGATCCGGGACAAGGACATATTGGTTCATCACCCCTATGAATCGTTCGAGGTGGTTATCGAATTCCTGCGCCAGGCGGCTGCCGATCCCGATGTGGTTGCGATCAAGCAAACTCTATATCGTGCGGGCAAGCAATCGGCCGTGATCCGGGCGCTGATTGATGCAGCGGAAGCTGGTAAATCGGTGACCGCAATTGTCGAACTCAAGGCGCGCTTTGACGAGGAGCAGAATCTGTTGTGGGCGAGCGCGCTGGAACGCGCCGGTGTGCAGGTCGTCTATGGATTTATCGAATGGAAGACCCACGCGAAAATATCGATGGTCGTCCGTAAGGAGCAGGAAGGCTATCGCACCTACTGTCATTTCGGCACCGGCAATTATCATCCGATAACCGCGAAAATCTATACCGATCTCAGCTTCTTCACCGCGGACCCGAGGGCATCGCGGGACGCGGCGCAATTGTTCAACTATATTACAGGCTATGTCGAACCAAAGGCCCTCGAACTGATCTCAATGTCACCGCGGGACATGCGCAACGATCTGATGGGTCTGATTGATCAGGAAATTGCCAATGTTCGTGCCGGAAAGCCTGGCATGGTTTGGGCCAAGATGAACTCGCTCGTCGATCCGGCATTGATCGAGAAATTATATCAGGCAAGCAATGCCGGGGTAGAAATAGATCTGGTGGTCCGGGGAATCTGCTGCCTTCGGCCTGATGTGCCGGGGATGTCGGATCATATCCGGGTTAAGTCGGTGGTTGGCCGGTTCCTTGAACACAGCCGTATCTGGGCTTTCGGCAACGGCAGGGAATTGCCGAACGATGGAGCAAAGCTCTATATTTCATCGGCGGACTGGATGCCGCGAAACCTGGACCGGCGGGTTGAATATATGATGCCGATCACAAACCCGACCGTTCATGACCAGATACTGGATCAGGTCATGGTGGCCAATCTGATCGACGATGAGCAAAGCTGGGAGCTCAACGCCGATGGCAGTTATGCGCGGGTAGAGCCGTCCAGCAAGCCGTTTAATCTCCACCGCTATTTCATGACGAATCCGTCACTTTCCGGACGCGGCAAGGCACTCAAGAAAAGCAATGCGGTCCCGCGTCTGAGCCTGCGTCGTCGGAAGAAAAAGGTGTGA
- a CDS encoding Ppx/GppA family phosphatase, with protein MAGLGKELSTTGAIGKDSIALATRGMMRFYRLCVEMEVDNIQSFATAAVRDASNGKDLLKIASDIGYDVAVLQGEEEAELAALGVISGIPDAKGIVGDLGGGSLELAMVDKGKVLERFSFPLGVLRVADLRAKGQDALKSKVRKMLKKTGWEKQAQDLPFYLVGGSWRSLARLDMFDSQYPLPVIHNYEMEPRRAQRLVSRLAQLNKDKLKNVPGLSSSRIPTLKDAAWLLSMLVRYLNSSKMVVSAYGVREGMLYHTVSKQEAARDPLLLATEDAGAAQARFPANSKLLGKWIADIFSDDPVEWHRIRQAACNLGDVAWRANPNFRAERGLEVGLHGNWVGITGPEREMLGQALFTSFGGGNDVFPGGGKLASETATRRAIAWGLAMRLGQRLSGGTRNPLEQTEIRKSGKKLELRIAGELVHLYGDVVAKRHGHLANMLGLEPVMTVI; from the coding sequence ATGGCAGGGCTCGGGAAAGAACTGTCGACGACCGGCGCAATCGGCAAGGATTCGATTGCGCTTGCTACCCGCGGGATGATGCGATTTTACCGTCTTTGCGTTGAAATGGAAGTCGACAATATCCAGAGTTTTGCCACGGCAGCGGTGCGGGACGCAAGCAACGGCAAGGACTTGCTGAAAATTGCCAGCGACATCGGCTATGATGTTGCGGTGTTGCAAGGCGAGGAAGAAGCGGAACTGGCCGCGCTTGGTGTGATATCCGGGATACCGGATGCAAAGGGAATCGTCGGCGATCTTGGCGGCGGCAGCCTGGAATTGGCGATGGTGGACAAGGGCAAAGTGCTGGAGCGGTTTTCCTTTCCATTGGGAGTGCTGAGAGTTGCCGATCTGCGGGCCAAGGGGCAGGATGCGCTCAAGAGCAAAGTGCGCAAGATGTTGAAAAAAACCGGGTGGGAAAAGCAGGCACAAGACCTGCCTTTCTATCTTGTTGGCGGCTCCTGGCGATCGCTCGCGCGCCTGGATATGTTTGACAGTCAGTATCCGTTGCCGGTCATCCACAATTATGAAATGGAACCGCGGCGCGCGCAGCGGCTCGTCAGCCGTCTGGCACAACTGAACAAGGACAAACTGAAAAATGTGCCGGGGTTGTCCAGCTCACGGATACCGACGCTCAAGGACGCAGCCTGGCTATTGTCGATGCTGGTCCGCTATCTGAACAGCAGCAAAATGGTCGTATCGGCCTATGGCGTGCGGGAAGGCATGCTATATCACACTGTCAGCAAGCAGGAAGCGGCGCGCGACCCGCTGTTGCTGGCGACAGAGGATGCCGGCGCGGCACAAGCCCGGTTTCCGGCGAACAGCAAATTGCTGGGCAAATGGATAGCCGATATTTTCTCGGACGATCCGGTCGAATGGCATCGCATCCGTCAGGCTGCTTGCAATCTTGGAGATGTCGCCTGGCGCGCCAATCCCAATTTTCGTGCGGAACGGGGCCTGGAAGTCGGATTGCACGGCAACTGGGTGGGAATCACCGGACCGGAAAGAGAGATGCTGGGGCAGGCACTGTTTACCAGCTTCGGCGGCGGCAATGATGTCTTTCCCGGTGGTGGCAAACTGGCCAGCGAAACGGCCACGCGACGGGCTATTGCATGGGGCCTCGCGATGCGGTTGGGGCAGCGGCTCAGCGGCGGTACCCGCAATCCGCTGGAGCAGACGGAAATTCGCAAGTCCGGTAAGAAGCTTGAGCTAAGGATAGCCGGCGAACTCGTCCATCTTTACGGTGATGTCGTTGCCAAACGGCACGGGCATCTCGCCAACATGCTGGGGCTGGAACCGGTGATGACGGTTATTTAG
- the rnd gene encoding ribonuclease D, protein MHIHNLLTTNQDIADICARFATADFVAVDTEFMRENTYWPILCLIQISDGKEAAAIDPLAKGVDLEPLMELLVNNENVLKIFHAGGQDVEIIHNITGKTPHPIFDTQIAAMAIGQSEQIGYANLVDSWLGITLDKGARFTDWSRRPLNARQLEYAVADVTHLAKIFPMMLDKLRETGRGMWINAEMEKLADPDNYVNDPEKSWLRVKSQGRNLEMLGRLKAIAAWREIEAQSKDLPRGRIMRDETLADIAAHPPKNQSKLGQVRGLSAGWKNNDIGARLMDVIEQAEPLSRDDLPQKVGRRPKNGKSNALVTDLLKLLLKIRSAEMNVASRLLARADDLERIVAGERENVPLLEGWRYEEFGRDALDLVEGRVSFTVKDGKLKMTHQQDGDAE, encoded by the coding sequence ATGCACATCCATAATTTGCTGACAACCAATCAGGACATCGCCGATATCTGCGCCCGATTTGCGACCGCAGACTTCGTGGCGGTTGATACAGAATTCATGCGCGAGAATACCTACTGGCCCATTCTCTGCCTGATCCAGATTTCCGATGGCAAGGAAGCCGCAGCTATTGACCCGTTGGCCAAGGGCGTCGATCTCGAACCGCTTATGGAATTGCTGGTCAACAACGAGAATGTCCTCAAGATTTTCCATGCCGGAGGACAGGATGTCGAAATCATCCATAATATCACCGGCAAAACCCCTCACCCGATCTTCGATACCCAGATTGCAGCCATGGCGATCGGACAGAGCGAGCAGATCGGCTATGCCAATCTCGTGGACAGCTGGCTGGGCATCACTTTGGACAAAGGCGCGCGCTTTACCGACTGGTCGCGGCGTCCGCTCAACGCCCGGCAACTGGAATATGCCGTGGCCGATGTTACCCATCTAGCAAAAATTTTCCCGATGATGCTCGACAAATTGCGCGAGACGGGTCGAGGCATGTGGATCAACGCGGAGATGGAAAAGCTCGCCGATCCCGACAATTATGTCAACGATCCGGAAAAATCCTGGCTGCGGGTCAAGTCGCAGGGCCGCAATCTTGAGATGCTGGGAAGACTGAAAGCCATTGCTGCCTGGCGGGAGATCGAAGCCCAGTCCAAGGATCTGCCCCGTGGCCGGATCATGCGCGATGAAACACTGGCGGACATTGCGGCGCATCCCCCGAAAAATCAGTCCAAGCTCGGACAGGTCCGCGGCCTTTCGGCCGGTTGGAAGAATAACGACATCGGCGCACGGCTGATGGACGTCATCGAACAGGCAGAACCGCTGTCGCGTGACGACCTGCCGCAGAAAGTGGGCCGGCGCCCCAAAAATGGCAAGTCCAACGCACTGGTCACAGACTTGCTCAAACTGTTGCTCAAAATCCGCTCGGCTGAAATGAATGTTGCATCCCGCCTGCTCGCTCGCGCCGATGATCTCGAACGCATCGTCGCCGGAGAGCGCGAGAACGTGCCATTGCTCGAAGGTTGGCGCTACGAGGAGTTCGGCCGGGACGCGCTGGATCTGGTCGAAGGCCGTGTCAGTTTTACGGTCAAGGACGGAAAATTGAAGATGACACACCAGCAAGATGGTGACGCAGAATAG